Genomic segment of Myxococcus stipitatus:
CTGGACCTGGCCACCAACACCGAGCGCCGGGTCACACAGGGCGGCACTCCGGAGAAGACCCACGGCCTGGCCGAGTTCATCGCCCAGGAGGAGATGGGCCGCTACACCGGCTACTGGTGGAGCCCGGACGCGAAGCTGCTCGCGTACACGGAGGCGGACACCTCCGGTGTGGAGAAGCTCGCCATCGCGAACACCACCACGCCCGAGGCGAGCGCCCAGCAGCTCTCCTACCCTCGCGCGGGAACGGCCAACGCCAAGGTGCGCCTGGGGCTCATCTCCGCCAACGGCGGCAAGACGACGTGGGTGAGCTGGGACGCGGAGAAGTATCCCTACCTGGCCACGGTGAAGTGGCCCGCGAAGGGGCCGCTGACGGTGGTGGTGCAGAACCGCACGCAGACCGAGGAGGTCCTCCTCGCGGTGGACGTGAAGACGGGCCGCACCACGCCCCTGCACGTGGAGACGGACGAGGCCTGGCTCAACCTGGACCAGACCTTCCCGCACTGGCTCTCGGATGGCAGCGGCTTTCTCTGGCACACCGAGCGCAACGGCTCCCCGGAGCTGGAGCTGCGCGACGCCACGGGCAAGCTCGTGCGCTCGCTCGTCCCGCCCGGGGCCGGCTTCTCGTCGCTGGCGGCCTATGTGGAGGCCGACGAGACGGTCTACTTCAACGGCGGCACCTCCACCCCGGAGAGCTACCTGTGGCGCGTGCGCAAGGGCCAGGCCCCCACGCGTGTCACCACGGGCGGACCCGCCCTGGAGTGGGGACGCGTCTCCAAGAGCGGCGCCCTGGTCCTCATCACCTCCGAGGGCCCCGCGAGCATGCGCTCCTCTTTCGTGTTGAAGGGTGACGGCACGCGCCTGGGCGAGCTGCCTTCGCTGGCGACGGAGCCCCCCTTCAAGCCTCGGCTGGAGGTGCGCATGGTGGGCACCGGCAAGGACCGCTACGCCACCTCGCTGGTGCGTCCGCGCGACGCGAAGCCCGGCGTGAAGCTGCCCGTCATCGTGGAAATCTACGCGGGCCCCGAGACGCAGATGGTGCGGCAGAGCATGGCCCTGAGCCTCATCGCGCAGTGGATGGCGGACCAGGGCTTCATCGTCGTGCGCCTCGACGGCCGAGGGGCCTCGCCGCTGGCGGACCGCAAGCTGCGCAAGCCCAAGTACGACTTCGCCCGGGTGCTCCTCGACGAGCAGGTGGTCGCGCTGCGGGAGCTGGCCAAGGTGGTGCCGGAGCTGGACCTGAGCCGCGTGGGCATCACCGGCAGCAGCCACGGCGGCTACATGTCCGCGCTGGCGGTGCTCACCCGGCCGGAGGTCTTCAAGGCCGCGGTGGCCGTGTCGGCCGTGACGGACTGGCGCGACTACGACACCCACCTGACGGAGCGCTTCCTGGGATTGCCCGGCGAGAATCCCCAGGCCTACGAGCAGAGCTCGCTGCTCACGCATGTGAAGGCCGGAAAGCCCATGGGCAAGCTGATGGTCATCCACGGCACCGCGGACGACAACGTCTTCTTCTTCCACGCCCTCAAGCTGTCGGACGCGCTGTTCCGCGCCGGCCAGCCCCATGAGTTCCTGCCACTCAACGGCATCTCACACATGGTGTTCGCGGACCCGCTCGCGGCGGAGCGCATGTACGAAGAGACGCTGCGCTACTTCAAACAGAACCTCTAGGGTGATGGCGCGCCCCGTCCACGGAGTCGAGGACGGGGCGCTCCACCGGACGGCTTCAGCGCATCGGAGCCGGCAGCACCTTCAGCTGCGGCTTGACGACCTTCATGTCACCCACCACGACGATGGTCATCGCGTCCTGCTTGAGCATCTTCGCGGCCATCTGCTGGAGCTGCTCGGGCGTGACGGACATCACCGTCTGCACGTAGTTCTCCAGGTAGGAATCCGGCAGCCCGTGCAGGTCCACGAAGCGCAGCTTGCTCAACAGGCCGAAGCGCGACGCGTTGGTAATCAGGAAGTTCCCCGCCAGGAAGTTCTGCACGTCGCGCAGCTCCTCCACCGGGGGAGGCGTCTTGCGCAGCGTGTCCACCTCCTTGAGGATTTCCTTCAGCGACTCACCCGTGACAGCCGTCGTCACGTCCGCGTTCTGGGTCCAGTAGGCATCGTCCACGTGCGACGACACCCGGCTGTAGGGCGAGTACGAATAGCCCTTCTTCTCGCGGATGTTCGCCGTCACGCGGGAGCTGAAGTAGCCCCCCAGCAGCGTGTTCAGGACCTCCTGGCGGACATAGTCCGGGCTGGACGGAGGCAGCGCCTTCACCGCGACGCGCACCGTGGACTGCACCGCGCCCGGACGGTCGAGGAACTGCACGGCCTTGGCCACCTGCTGCTTGGGCACGTCCTTCACGCGCGCCGGGCCCGCCTTCCAGCCGGAGAACGCCTCGCGAATCGCCTTCTCCACCGGGGCCGCCTCGAACCGGCCCACCACGTACAGCCGCGAGCGGGCCGCGCCGAAGTTGGCGTCGTAGAACGCGCTCACGCCCTCCCGGGTATAGCTCTTGAGCATCGCCTCGGTGGGATAGCTCCGGCCGTAGGGGTGACCCTCGCCGTAGAGGGACTTCGCCAGCAGCTCATCCGCGAGCGGCTGCGGCTGGCTCCGGGCGATGGCCACGTCGCGCAGCAGGTTCGTCTTCACCCGCTCCACCTCGGCGGCGGGGAAGGCCGGACGCTGGCTGACGTCCGCGACCAGGCCCACGGCCTCGGGCGCGAACTCAGAGAGGACCTCGATGCCCACGAGGGTCTGGTCCAGGGAGGTGCCCACGTTGAGCTGGCCCCCCAGTCCGGCGGCGACCTGGGCCAGCTGCTCCGCGGAGCGCGTGGTGGTGCCCTCCTCCAGCAGCTTGCCCACCAGGTCCGCGAGCCAGATTTCGTTGGCCTTCTCGTGGATGTTGCCCGTGTCGACCGCGAGCTGGACGACGACCTTGGGCATGTCGCCGTACGGCATCAGCGAGACTTCCAGGCCGTTGTCGAGCTTGAACTCGGTGCGGACCAGGGCCTTGAGCGCCTTGGGCGCGGCGGCGGCGGGCGGTGCCTGCTTGGCGGCGGGCGCGGCGGCCAGGACGGGCGCGGTGACGAGCCCCAGCGCCATCAGCGTGGGCGCGGCGAGACGGTTGCGAAGTGTGCGCATGTTCATGGGTCGCATGTCCTCAGCGGGCCTTGGCCTGGGCGGGGGCGGGAGTCACCGTGAGCACCGTGCGGTTCTCACGGCGCAGGTACTCGCGCGCGGTCTTTTGAATCAGCTCCGGCGTCACCTTCTCCAGCTCGTCCTCCAGCCGGTTGATGCGCGCCGGGTCGTCGAAGAAGAGCGCGAACGAGGCCAGCAGGTCCGCGCGGCCGAAGTCGAACGTGGACTCAATCTCCCCGTACAGCTTCGAGCGCGCCTTCACGCGGGCACGCGCCAGCGTCGCGGCGTCGACGGGCTTGTCCTGCAGCTGCGCCACCACGCCGTCAAT
This window contains:
- a CDS encoding pitrilysin family protein, which codes for MNMRTLRNRLAAPTLMALGLVTAPVLAAAPAAKQAPPAAAAPKALKALVRTEFKLDNGLEVSLMPYGDMPKVVVQLAVDTGNIHEKANEIWLADLVGKLLEEGTTTRSAEQLAQVAAGLGGQLNVGTSLDQTLVGIEVLSEFAPEAVGLVADVSQRPAFPAAEVERVKTNLLRDVAIARSQPQPLADELLAKSLYGEGHPYGRSYPTEAMLKSYTREGVSAFYDANFGAARSRLYVVGRFEAAPVEKAIREAFSGWKAGPARVKDVPKQQVAKAVQFLDRPGAVQSTVRVAVKALPPSSPDYVRQEVLNTLLGGYFSSRVTANIREKKGYSYSPYSRVSSHVDDAYWTQNADVTTAVTGESLKEILKEVDTLRKTPPPVEELRDVQNFLAGNFLITNASRFGLLSKLRFVDLHGLPDSYLENYVQTVMSVTPEQLQQMAAKMLKQDAMTIVVVGDMKVVKPQLKVLPAPMR
- a CDS encoding S9 family peptidase, yielding MTKNLLAALVLLSTPVLAQPKPPPTAAAPAAPAPDTFFRQLFETRFFNSGRPSSVTLSPDEKTVFFLRNSPTSKATSLFAYDVATQETRELLTPAALLKGAEEKLSPEEQARRERMRVIARGFSSFALSDDGANLLVGLSGKLYVVARESGKVTELKTGPGVIDPRFAPTGTQVSYVREHDVYRLDLATNTERRVTQGGTPEKTHGLAEFIAQEEMGRYTGYWWSPDAKLLAYTEADTSGVEKLAIANTTTPEASAQQLSYPRAGTANAKVRLGLISANGGKTTWVSWDAEKYPYLATVKWPAKGPLTVVVQNRTQTEEVLLAVDVKTGRTTPLHVETDEAWLNLDQTFPHWLSDGSGFLWHTERNGSPELELRDATGKLVRSLVPPGAGFSSLAAYVEADETVYFNGGTSTPESYLWRVRKGQAPTRVTTGGPALEWGRVSKSGALVLITSEGPASMRSSFVLKGDGTRLGELPSLATEPPFKPRLEVRMVGTGKDRYATSLVRPRDAKPGVKLPVIVEIYAGPETQMVRQSMALSLIAQWMADQGFIVVRLDGRGASPLADRKLRKPKYDFARVLLDEQVVALRELAKVVPELDLSRVGITGSSHGGYMSALAVLTRPEVFKAAVAVSAVTDWRDYDTHLTERFLGLPGENPQAYEQSSLLTHVKAGKPMGKLMVIHGTADDNVFFFHALKLSDALFRAGQPHEFLPLNGISHMVFADPLAAERMYEETLRYFKQNL